The Fibrobacter sp. region GGCTCCTTGCTTTTCCATTTGTTACAGGGTACGACAAAGACAATCCTGCTGCTATTCTGTTATCATTGTCCGAATCTCCTTCATTAAACATATCACCAAATGAGTTGGCATAAGAGGTTCCGGAAAGAGAAATGAAAAGGTCCAGTTTGGGCAAAAGTCCGTTTCGTGTTGTTACAATATCAAGTTCACCTTTCCTTAGAAGATAATTGGCCTGTCTTAAATCTGCACGATATTTCAGGGCAGATTCGATATACAGGTCAAGAGAATCGGACAATTCAGGTTTCGGTGGTTTATCAATCAAAACAATATTTTCATTCCAGATAGAAACAGAATCATTTAAAAGATAGGCAAGCTGATATTTTTTCTGCAAGCAAACAGTTTGTGCATCAATAAGACTCTTTTTCCTTGATGCAACTTCAGCTTTCACTCCAACAAGGTCAAGTGATGCAATGTACCCGACATTCAAACGTTCCTGCGACTCATATAAAAGCCTCTCTGCAAGCTGAAGAGATCTTTGGTGAATAGCAACCTCCTGCACTGCCAGGTAAAGACCCCAGTAAGCCTGCTCTGTTTGAGACAGGAGATTTTGTGCATATCCTGCCAGCTCCTCCTTCTCAATATCCATATCCAGAGTTGCTTTTCGCAAAGGAGCAAGGTTTACACCCAGACCACCTCCGGCAAGAAGTGCCTGTGTAAACTTCAGTTCATAGTTACCCTGATAAATATCGGAAGCTCCGGTATTGTCCCCCACTCCTGCATTCAGGCTTGATCTGCTTTGGGAAACCCTGCCACCAGAACCCTGCAGTCTTATTCCGGTTCCGGTCGGCAGAACTCCTTCAACTGCCACCAACCCCTGATAATCAGGCTTTTGCGGTTCACCCGAAAGGTTATAATCCTGTTTAACCTCACCGGAAACCACAGGTTCAAATGTGTATTTGTTCTCCCTGACAACAGTTTTCGCAATGTCCAGATCGATTTTTTCAATTCTGACAAGCGGATTATTGTTCGCCGCCCGATGAAGAACATCCTGTAACGACAATTTTAAAGTATCGTTTGATTCAGCATTCAAAGTTGTAAAAAAGGGTGTAATCAGGAATGTTAACAGGATTGCCGGTACGATAGCCTTGAGTTCATCAGCTTTTTTCATCCTTCTTTTAATATGTTTCTCTTCAATATACGAATAGATAACAGGAATAAGAATAAGAGTAATAACTGTTGACGTTAACAATCCGCCTATAACCACACGCGCCATTGGTGCCTGAGCCTCACCACCTTCACCCAATGCAAGTGAAAGCGGCAGCAGACCAAGAACTGTTGTCAATGCAGTCATCATGATCGGCCGTAAACGACGGACACCGGCAGTTTCAATAGCCTTGAAAAGCTCATATTTATAGTTCCTCCGAAGCCGGTTAATGTAATCAATAAGTACAATGGCATTATTCACAACTATACCTGCAAGAATGATACATCCGATATATGCCTGAACCGAAAAAGGTGTTGCAGTAATGTATAAAAGTCCTATTACACCTATCAGTGCCACCGGTATTGAAAAAAGGACAATAAGCGGATCCTTGAAAGATTCGAACTGACCTGCCATTACAAGATAAACCAGAAGAATTGCAAGTAACAATCCAACCAAAAGTTCTCTTTGTGCCTTCTGCTGTTCTTCATAATCACCTCTGATAATTACAGCAAAATCAGATGGTACACTGACCTGCCGGATTACATTTCGTATATCATTTACAACAGAGCCCATGTCCCGTCCGAAATAGTTTGCATCAATTGTTATTATCCTTTCTCTGTCCCTTCTTTCAATTGACAGCGGCCCCGACCCTTCGTGGAACTGTGCAACAGCAGATAACGGAATCGCCTTTCCATTATTGTTTAATATTGTCAGATTTTTCAGTTGTCCAATATCTTTCCTGTCCTCTTCTGTCAACCTTACAATAATCGGATATTCCTTTCCTTCACGACGAATAAATGAGGCCTGTCTGCCCCCCATTGCTATTTCAATTGCAGAACCGATTCT contains the following coding sequences:
- a CDS encoding TolC family protein, with the protein product MFVSSEKFYQRIESYYGRMISWALHHRKIVLLCTVLLFIGSILMIPLVGTELMPASDEGEVRVDVEMEVGARIEPIDSVVLQIESIIKREVPEAEHIISNTGGSWRSGGNTGSIRVALVEKSKRSRSDSEIANSLRKTLSNIPGTTIRVREGQGLFIMRMGSGGRQEVEIEVRGYDLETGETLANQISKLVESVDGVTDVDISREEGMPEYDIIIDRKKAADLGLSASRIGSAIEIAMGGRQASFIRREGKEYPIIVRLTEEDRKDIGQLKNLTILNNNGKAIPLSAVAQFHEGSGPLSIERRDRERIITIDANYFGRDMGSVVNDIRNVIRQVSVPSDFAVIIRGDYEEQQKAQRELLVGLLLAILLVYLVMAGQFESFKDPLIVLFSIPVALIGVIGLLYITATPFSVQAYIGCIILAGIVVNNAIVLIDYINRLRRNYKYELFKAIETAGVRRLRPIMMTALTTVLGLLPLSLALGEGGEAQAPMARVVIGGLLTSTVITLILIPVIYSYIEEKHIKRRMKKADELKAIVPAILLTFLITPFFTTLNAESNDTLKLSLQDVLHRAANNNPLVRIEKIDLDIAKTVVRENKYTFEPVVSGEVKQDYNLSGEPQKPDYQGLVAVEGVLPTGTGIRLQGSGGRVSQSRSSLNAGVGDNTGASDIYQGNYELKFTQALLAGGGLGVNLAPLRKATLDMDIEKEELAGYAQNLLSQTEQAYWGLYLAVQEVAIHQRSLQLAERLLYESQERLNVGYIASLDLVGVKAEVASRKKSLIDAQTVCLQKKYQLAYLLNDSVSIWNENIVLIDKPPKPELSDSLDLYIESALKYRADLRQANYLLRKGELDIVTTRNGLLPKLDLFISLSGTSYANSFGDMFNEGDSDNDNRIAAGLSLSYPVTNGKARSRHNRAMLSREKYQLSIKNLENLIHLDVRVAWSEVKRTYEQIEAASIALELQEQNSMAEQARLNAGKSTEYMVLQKQRDLIAAQLDKARAEVEYINAITNLYLKDGTLLERRGVNSL